In the Hordeum vulgare subsp. vulgare chromosome 7H, MorexV3_pseudomolecules_assembly, whole genome shotgun sequence genome, one interval contains:
- the LOC123407021 gene encoding EIN3-binding F-box protein 1-like, with protein MPPFHDCRDGGLLVLDPAAAAAAMFGGVRHRKRARVTAVHPRVFAAAEEALRAAPAAKRQRLREAPTLDALPDGCLFEVLRRVQGARARGASSCVSRRWLALLGGIRASEIKRAQAPAVPDLNQVFVCEDEDQDGAEAASARPGRSERTLEGEAATDVALTAAAVADGLRGSLESVLVRGSHPTRGVTDSGISAVARGCPSLRSLALWDVPLVTDAGLAEIAAGCPSLEKLDITGCPLVTDKGLVAVAQGCPDLKTLTIESCSGVANEGLKAVGRCCSKLQAVNIKNCAYVGDQGVSGLICSATASLAKVCLQGLSITDASLAVIGYYGKAITNLTLTRLSSVGERGFWVMANALGLQKLRCMSITSCPGVTELALVSIAKFCPSLKQLYLRKCSQISDGLLKDFAEAAKVLENLQIEECNRVTLTGILSFLLNCSPKFKALSLVKCTGIKDICSAPAQLPVCKSLRSLTIKQCPGFTDSSLAVVGMICPHLENLDLSGLGAVTDDGLLPLIRSSESGLVHVDLNGCENLTDAAISALVKAHGTSLAHLSLEGCSKITDASLFAISESCSELAELDLSNCMVSDYGVAVLASAERLKLRVLSLSGCLKVTPKSVPFLGSMPASLEGLNLQFNFIGNHNIASLEKQLWWCDILA; from the exons ATGCCTCCCTTCCACGATTGCCGCG ATGGCGGTCTGCTTGTCCTGGACCcggcggcggccgcggcggcTATGTTCGGCGGCGTGCGGCATCGGAAGCGCGCGCGCGTCACGGCCGTGCACCCCCGCGTCTTCGCCGCTGCGGAGGAGGCGCTCCGGGCGGCGCCGGCGGCCAAGAGGCAGAGGCTGAGGGAGGCGCCGACCCTCGACGCGCTCCCGGACGGGTGCCTCTTCGAGGTCCTGCGCCGCGTGCAGGGCGCCCGCGCGCGGGGCGCCTCCTCCTGCGTCTCCCGCCGCTGGCTCGCGCTGCTCGGCGGCATCCGCGCCTCCGAGATCAAGCGGGCCCAGGCCCCCGCCGTGCCGGACCTCAACCAGGTCTTCGTCTGCGAGGACGAGGACCAGGACGGGGCCGAGGCAGCCTCCGCTCGCCCGGGCCGCTCCGAGAGGACCCTCGAGGGCGAGGCCGCCACGGACGTCGCCCTAACCGCGGCGGCCGTCGCCGACGGCCTCCGCGGCAGCCTGGAGAGCGTCCTTGTCCGTGGGAGCCACCCGACGCGCGGCGTCACCGACAGCGGCATCTCCGCGGTCGCCCGTGGGTGCCCCTCGCTCCGCTCGCTCGCCTTGTGGGACGTGCCGCTTGTGACGGACGCCGGGCTCGCTGAGATCGCCGCCGGCTGCCCCTCGCTCGAGAAGCTCGACATCACCGGCTGCCCGCTGGTCACCGACAAGGGCCTCGTCGCCGTCGCTCAGGGCTGCCCGGATTTGAAGACGCTCACCATTGAATCATGCTCTGGCGTTGCCAATGAAGGACTCAAGGCCGTCGGCAGGTGCTGCTCCAAGCTGCAGGCGGTGAACATCAAGAACTGTGCGTATGTTGGTGACCAGGGAGTGTCTGGTCTCATCTGCTCCGCGACAGCCTCGCTTGCCAAGGTCTGCCTTCAGGGTTTGAGCATCACTGATGCTTCTCTTGCCGTGATTGGGTACTACGGAAAGGCGATCACAAACCTCACCCTCACTCGCCTGTCATCGGTCGGCGAGAGGGGTTTTTGGGTGATGGCAAACGCCCTTGGCCTGCAGAAGCTCAGATGTATGAGCATCACCTCCTGCCCAGGAGTCACCGAGCTGGCACTTGTTTCCATTGCCAAGTTCTGTCCGAGCTTGAAGCAGCTTTACCTCAGGAAGTGCAGCCAAATCTCGGATGGTCTTCTCAAGGATTTCGCAGAAGCAGCCAAGGTTCTGGAGAATTTGCAGATTGAGGAATGCAACAGGGTTACTCTCACGGGCATCCTTTCTTTCCTCCTGAACTGCAGCCCAAAGTTCAAGGCTCTCTCTTTGGTTAAGTGTACTGGTATCAAGGACATTTGCTCTGCACCTGCACAGCTCCCCGTTTGCAAATCACTTCGGTCCCTTACCATCAAGCAGTGCCCCGGATTCACAGACTCGAGCTTGGCCGTGGTTGGCATGATCTGCCCTCATCTGGAGAATCTTGACCTGAGCGGTCTTGGTGCCGTCACCGACGATGGCCTCCTTCCATTGATCAGGAGTTCCGAAAGTGGGCTGGTTCATGTCGACTTGAATGGTTGCGAGAATCTCACAGATGCAGCTATTTCCGCCCTGGTGAAGGCGCACGGCACTTCTCTTGCACATCTGAGCCTTGAGGGCTGCAGTAAGATAACTGATGCAAGTCTGTTTGCCATTTCCGAGAGTTGCTCCGAGCTCGCCGAGCTTGATCTTTCAAACTGCATGGTCAGCGACTATGGTGTTGCGGTGTTGGCATCCGCGGAGCGGCTCAAGCTCCGTGTCCTCTCACTGTCCGGCTGTCTCAAGGTCACACCGAAGAGCGTTCCATTCCTGGGAAGCATGCCTGCATCGTTGGAGGGCCTCAATCTCCAGTTCAACTTCATCGGCAACCACAACATTGCATCACTGGAGAAGCAGCTCTGGTGGTGCGACATCCTTGCTTAA